One Candidatus Afararchaeum irisae genomic window carries:
- the uppS gene encoding polyprenyl diphosphate synthase, which translates to MPMMRKVANTVYEWFLRHQIDYGRVPEHIAVIQDGNRRFAREKGESPEEGHKHGAEKAEELLDWASEIGVKEVTLYTFSTENFRRPDNELDSLFSLMEEKFLELADDDRIHSNRIRIRAVGDLGRLPDRVEDAIREAEEKTSEYDEFHLNIAVGYGGRDELLRASREVLREVEDGDLEPDEIDTEKVSEYVYTPRSNDVDLMIRTGGEERLSNFLPWQAKGNESAVYFCDPYWPAFRKIDFLRAIRSYADVERSRSDVGSETDESREKQSTASVGSETDPEESEPRLR; encoded by the coding sequence ATGCCGATGATGAGGAAGGTCGCTAACACGGTCTACGAGTGGTTTCTGAGACACCAGATAGACTACGGTAGAGTTCCCGAGCACATAGCCGTGATACAGGACGGAAACAGGCGTTTTGCGAGGGAGAAGGGCGAAAGTCCCGAGGAAGGTCACAAACACGGAGCCGAGAAGGCAGAGGAGCTACTCGACTGGGCTTCCGAAATCGGCGTGAAGGAGGTCACACTCTATACATTCTCCACCGAGAACTTCAGACGTCCCGACAACGAACTCGACTCGCTCTTCAGTCTCATGGAGGAGAAGTTCCTCGAACTCGCCGACGACGACCGTATACATTCGAACAGGATACGTATCCGAGCCGTGGGTGACCTCGGACGTCTACCCGACAGGGTCGAAGACGCTATAAGAGAGGCGGAGGAGAAGACGAGCGAGTACGACGAGTTCCATCTCAACATCGCTGTCGGATACGGAGGGCGTGACGAGCTACTCAGGGCTTCGCGCGAGGTTCTCAGAGAGGTGGAAGACGGAGACCTCGAACCCGACGAGATAGACACCGAGAAGGTTTCGGAGTACGTCTACACACCGAGGTCGAACGACGTAGATCTCATGATAAGGACAGGAGGCGAGGAGCGTCTCTCGAACTTCCTGCCGTGGCAGGCGAAGGGAAACGAGTCGGCTGTCTACTTCTGTGACCCTTACTGGCCTGCGTTCCGGAAGATAGACTTCCTGAGGGCGATAAGGAGCTACGCCGACGTCGAGAGGTCTCGGTCAGATGTCGGTTCTGAGACCGACGAATCACGAGAAAAACAGTCGACAGCCTCGGTGGGTTCGGAGACCGACCCCGAAGAGTCAGAGCCTAGGCTACGGTAA
- a CDS encoding DUF120 domain-containing protein — protein MPELERRPPVKHEAVAVLKILGLKGGVDREVKTSCSNLGEKIGTSDQTVSRRLQSLESSDLIDREMAADGQWIKLTEEGERVLRNEYEEYRRIFEGATRVDLKGEVVSGMGEGEYYISLDGYQRQFQEKLGYEPFHGTLNVELDDDSVRARSAVNNADGVVIEEWENDERTFGALTCYEAEIGGVDGHLVKPHRSHYPEDMAEVIAPMKLRDELGLEDGDEVTLEVKLR, from the coding sequence ATGCCAGAACTGGAAAGGAGACCTCCTGTTAAACACGAGGCTGTTGCAGTCCTTAAGATCCTCGGTCTCAAGGGCGGCGTCGACAGGGAGGTCAAGACTTCGTGTAGTAATCTCGGCGAGAAGATCGGGACTAGCGACCAGACGGTTTCGCGTCGTCTCCAGTCTCTCGAAAGCTCCGACCTCATAGACCGCGAGATGGCAGCCGACGGTCAGTGGATAAAGCTTACCGAGGAGGGCGAGAGAGTCCTGAGGAACGAGTACGAGGAGTACAGGAGAATATTCGAGGGTGCGACCCGGGTCGATCTCAAGGGCGAGGTCGTGAGCGGAATGGGTGAGGGCGAGTACTACATCTCACTCGACGGCTACCAGAGACAGTTTCAGGAGAAGCTAGGATACGAGCCCTTCCACGGTACTCTCAACGTAGAGCTCGACGACGACAGCGTGAGAGCGAGGTCAGCGGTCAACAACGCCGACGGCGTCGTAATAGAGGAGTGGGAGAACGACGAAAGAACCTTCGGTGCCCTGACGTGTTACGAGGCTGAGATCGGCGGCGTCGACGGACATCTCGTGAAGCCACACAGGTCACATTACCCAGAGGACATGGCGGAGGTCATCGCTCCCATGAAGCTGAGGGACGAACTCGGACTCGAAGACGGCGACGAGGTTACTCTGGAGGTGAAGCTGAGATGA
- the ribB gene encoding 3,4-dihydroxy-2-butanone-4-phosphate synthase, with product MISKAVDDLREGKPVLVYDFDDREAETDIVYAAEKVDHDDIARLRNDAGGLICTAIHPEAAERLGLPFIADVLEDNPLVEEAGDLGYDSRSSFSLWVNHKSNYTGITDKDRAKTARKLSEAVGSSVSESASVSEESPSIEEEFRTPGHMAVLRADEDLLEGRQGQTEMSVKLVDEAGLTPAAVICEMLDDETGEALSKEDAKRYADENGLTFVEGRQLVEVADAES from the coding sequence ATGATCTCCAAGGCAGTCGACGACCTGAGGGAGGGAAAGCCCGTCTTGGTCTACGACTTCGACGACAGGGAGGCTGAGACAGACATAGTCTACGCCGCCGAGAAGGTCGATCACGACGACATAGCCCGTCTCAGAAACGACGCGGGTGGTCTGATCTGTACGGCTATACATCCCGAAGCCGCTGAGAGACTCGGTCTTCCGTTCATAGCCGACGTCCTCGAAGACAACCCGCTAGTCGAGGAGGCGGGCGACCTCGGGTACGACAGCCGTTCGTCGTTCTCTCTCTGGGTCAACCACAAGTCGAACTACACCGGAATTACCGACAAAGACCGCGCGAAGACTGCGCGTAAGCTCTCGGAAGCCGTCGGGTCTTCGGTCTCGGAGTCGGCGTCTGTGTCGGAGGAGAGTCCGAGTATCGAGGAGGAGTTCCGCACGCCGGGACATATGGCTGTTCTCCGCGCCGACGAGGATCTCTTGGAAGGCAGACAGGGACAGACAGAGATGAGTGTGAAGCTCGTCGACGAGGCGGGTCTGACACCCGCGGCGGTAATCTGTGAGATGCTCGACGACGAGACGGGTGAGGCTCTCTCGAAGGAGGACGCGAAGAGATACGCAGACGAGAACGGTCTCACTTTCGTCGAGGGAAGACAGTTAGTCGAGGTCGCCGACGCCGAGTCTTAG
- a CDS encoding alanine--glyoxylate aminotransferase family protein: MTQKREYKDDYPNKTLYIPGPTEVREDVIEEMCQPMFGHRMDRMTDLYTTIVEDTKEFLGTEHNVIILTGSGTEFMESSVLNLVDDDVLCTTCGSFSERQANVAERLGKNVDTLEYDWGQAVKPEDVREALETSDKEYDAVTCVMNESSTGVRNPIEEIGDVVDEYPDTYFIVDAVSSLGGDYVDIDAHGIDVIFTSVQKAFAMPPGLGVCVVNDEAYEREVEKDSASWYGGFQRSLDYYDRKGQTHSTPAIPVMLAYRKQMKHMLEEGHEARDERHREMAEYTRDWARDHFEIFPEEGYESQTVGCIENTYGIDVAATIEEVSEKYDMVFSNGYGSTLGEKTFRIGHMGEHDVDSIKKLTDAIEDVAGL; the protein is encoded by the coding sequence GTGACTCAGAAACGCGAATACAAGGACGACTACCCCAATAAGACGCTGTACATACCGGGACCGACCGAGGTACGTGAAGACGTAATCGAAGAGATGTGTCAGCCGATGTTCGGTCACCGTATGGATCGTATGACCGACCTTTACACGACGATAGTCGAGGACACGAAGGAGTTCCTCGGCACCGAACACAACGTCATAATTCTCACGGGATCAGGTACGGAGTTCATGGAGAGCTCAGTACTCAACTTAGTCGACGACGACGTCCTGTGTACGACGTGTGGTAGCTTCAGCGAGAGACAGGCGAACGTCGCTGAGCGTCTCGGGAAGAACGTCGACACCCTGGAGTACGACTGGGGTCAGGCTGTCAAGCCCGAAGACGTCCGCGAGGCACTCGAAACGAGCGACAAGGAGTACGACGCAGTCACGTGTGTGATGAACGAGAGCTCTACGGGAGTCCGTAACCCGATAGAGGAGATAGGCGACGTCGTCGACGAGTACCCTGACACCTACTTCATAGTCGACGCCGTCTCGTCTCTCGGAGGCGACTACGTCGACATCGATGCACACGGAATCGACGTCATATTCACTTCTGTCCAGAAGGCGTTCGCTATGCCCCCCGGACTCGGTGTCTGTGTCGTCAACGACGAAGCATACGAACGTGAGGTCGAGAAGGACTCGGCGTCGTGGTACGGCGGCTTCCAGAGGTCGCTCGACTACTACGACAGGAAGGGTCAGACCCACTCGACGCCCGCGATCCCCGTGATGCTCGCCTACCGGAAACAGATGAAGCACATGCTCGAAGAGGGACACGAGGCACGCGACGAGAGACACCGCGAGATGGCTGAGTACACACGCGACTGGGCACGCGACCACTTCGAGATCTTCCCCGAGGAGGGATACGAGTCACAGACAGTCGGCTGTATCGAGAACACATACGGGATCGACGTCGCCGCGACTATCGAGGAGGTCTCCGAGAAGTACGACATGGTGTTCTCGAACGGCTATGGGTCGACCCTCGGCGAGAAGACCTTCAGGATCGGACATATGGGTGAGCACGACGTCGACTCGATCAAGAAGCTCACCGACGCTATCGAGGACGTCGCAGGGCTGTGA
- a CDS encoding SRPBCC family protein: MEFESETYIDAPLEDVWEFHSGVEGLKSLTPGWMNLRLLEVENGDADELTEGSEIRLSVKPLGLLRVSWTSTIVERESDFDEGRAVFVDEMERGPFERWRHTHGFERSDGGTVMRDTVEYESGKIPNSFVKLQLKGFFRYRHSKTKKILED; this comes from the coding sequence ATGGAGTTCGAGTCCGAGACATACATCGACGCGCCCCTCGAAGATGTCTGGGAGTTCCACTCAGGAGTCGAGGGTCTCAAAAGTCTGACACCCGGCTGGATGAACCTCCGTCTTCTCGAAGTCGAGAACGGTGACGCCGACGAACTCACAGAAGGCTCGGAGATCCGTCTCTCGGTCAAGCCGTTAGGTCTCCTACGAGTCTCTTGGACTTCGACAATAGTCGAGCGCGAGTCCGACTTCGACGAGGGAAGAGCCGTCTTCGTCGACGAGATGGAACGTGGGCCCTTCGAGAGATGGAGACACACACACGGCTTCGAGAGATCCGACGGCGGAACAGTAATGAGGGACACCGTCGAGTACGAGTCGGGGAAGATACCCAACTCGTTCGTGAAGCTCCAGCTTAAGGGCTTTTTCAGGTACAGGCATTCGAAGACGAAGAAGATACTCGAAGACTAA
- a CDS encoding DUF6293 family protein, with the protein MGRPTVHIIPVGFDYDRLIAPLIRDKLDVDRVILLQGSVGSEENVEYSKKVAAKLEEDFESLLDAETERVTLENVYDYQKIFARAYGLILDEFTSGREVYVNVSAMPRTVSFGFTTAAHAVIVEEDEAREHIHTYYTAPEKYLETDLAEELQEMVHLLRRLKNEGLTDSVESDLDERFAEANDLLDEFDERGTTVGAKSFDGSHIIEIPVAPLSKIKPFERVILFKLHEEGVVKSVSELADHLADDLDEEYTDSFRSKVIYNTRSLREKGYILQEESGKSHETRLSRLGELWVESHRQTPLDKEMTKK; encoded by the coding sequence ATGGGCAGACCCACAGTACACATCATACCGGTTGGGTTCGACTACGACCGTCTCATAGCTCCGCTTATAAGGGACAAGCTCGACGTCGACCGCGTAATTCTCCTACAGGGGTCGGTCGGGAGCGAGGAGAACGTCGAGTACTCGAAGAAGGTCGCGGCGAAGCTTGAGGAGGACTTCGAGTCGCTCCTTGACGCCGAGACTGAACGCGTGACACTCGAAAACGTATACGACTACCAGAAGATATTCGCCCGTGCCTACGGTCTGATACTCGACGAGTTCACGTCGGGAAGGGAGGTCTATGTCAACGTAAGCGCGATGCCACGTACTGTCTCTTTCGGGTTCACGACTGCGGCACACGCCGTCATAGTCGAGGAGGACGAGGCTAGAGAGCACATACACACCTACTACACCGCCCCCGAGAAGTACCTCGAAACAGATCTCGCCGAGGAGCTTCAGGAGATGGTTCATCTCCTCAGACGTCTCAAGAACGAGGGTCTAACAGACAGCGTCGAGTCGGATCTCGACGAGAGGTTCGCGGAGGCGAATGACCTACTCGACGAGTTCGACGAGCGCGGTACCACGGTCGGAGCGAAGAGCTTCGACGGCTCACACATAATAGAGATACCCGTCGCTCCTCTGAGCAAGATAAAGCCGTTCGAACGCGTCATACTCTTCAAGCTACACGAGGAGGGAGTCGTCAAGTCGGTTAGCGAACTCGCCGACCATCTCGCCGACGACCTCGACGAGGAGTACACCGACTCGTTCCGGTCGAAGGTTATCTACAACACTCGGTCTCTGCGCGAGAAGGGCTACATACTACAGGAGGAGTCGGGGAAGAGCCACGAGACGCGTCTGTCGAGACTCGGTGAGCTATGGGTCGAGTCACACAGACAGACTCCTCTCGACAAGGAGATGACAAAGAAATAA
- a CDS encoding enoyl-CoA hydratase/isomerase family protein, translating to MIEHEKRGDAFWITIDRPEKMNSLDLEDWEGISDGLEKAEEEARVAVITGVNDVFCAGDDIQVLDDLDDADDVEKLGEMLFDVLQGIEETGVPVIAAVNGLAYGGGFEIVAACDLAVAAQGASFALPETRIGAYPPYAVERVAEMAGRKRTMEMILTGESIDAETALDWGLVNRVVQKDEIDETVDEFVEAICMSPKRSTKIAKKYANQRISETGEKERMLGGFAHLFMSEESQEGVRAFVEDREPSYRK from the coding sequence ATGATAGAACACGAGAAGAGAGGCGACGCTTTCTGGATAACCATAGACCGTCCCGAGAAGATGAACTCGCTCGACCTCGAAGACTGGGAAGGTATCTCGGACGGGCTCGAAAAAGCGGAGGAAGAGGCAAGGGTCGCAGTCATAACAGGTGTGAACGACGTCTTCTGTGCGGGCGACGACATACAGGTTCTCGATGACCTCGACGACGCCGACGACGTCGAGAAGCTCGGCGAGATGCTCTTCGACGTTCTTCAGGGAATAGAGGAGACAGGAGTGCCTGTGATAGCCGCTGTCAACGGACTCGCATACGGTGGCGGATTCGAGATAGTCGCGGCGTGTGACCTCGCAGTCGCGGCTCAGGGTGCTTCGTTCGCGCTCCCCGAGACACGTATAGGCGCGTATCCGCCCTACGCCGTCGAGAGGGTCGCCGAGATGGCGGGACGTAAGAGAACGATGGAGATGATACTCACGGGTGAGTCGATAGACGCCGAGACCGCCCTCGACTGGGGACTCGTCAACCGCGTGGTTCAGAAAGACGAGATAGACGAGACTGTCGACGAGTTCGTCGAGGCGATCTGTATGTCGCCCAAACGTTCGACTAAGATCGCTAAGAAGTACGCCAACCAGCGGATCTCCGAGACGGGAGAAAAGGAGAGGATGCTCGGAGGCTTCGCACATCTGTTCATGTCGGAGGAGTCACAGGAAGGCGTCAGAGCCTTTGTGGAGGACAGGGAGCCGTCGTACAGGAAGTAG
- a CDS encoding NAD-dependent epimerase/dehydratase family protein, producing MELKDSSVLVTGGAGFIGSHLIERLDPSNHVEVIDSLSSGNADYLPDEVKIHEVDLLDTDAVSEVMKSDYDIVFHLAANPDVQSGADNLRLDLEQNTVATNNLLESMKANGVDKIAFTSTSTVYGEDVPMPTPETYGPLKPISLYGASKLGCEGLCTAYEGSFGFDTWIFRFANIVGERGHGVVPDFIEKLENDPERLEILGDGRQRKSYLHVSDCVDAMVHAVENADGTVYNIGSRDTVSVTEIAEIVSEEMGLDPDFEYTGGRRGWTGDVPEMRLSVEKLMDTGWQPQHDSEESVRRATREMSSP from the coding sequence ATGGAACTCAAAGACTCGTCGGTTCTCGTAACTGGTGGGGCGGGATTCATAGGAAGCCATCTGATCGAACGTCTCGATCCGTCGAACCACGTCGAGGTCATCGACAGCCTGAGTTCGGGGAACGCCGACTACCTCCCCGACGAGGTCAAGATACACGAGGTCGACCTACTTGACACAGACGCCGTCTCCGAGGTCATGAAGTCTGACTACGACATCGTGTTTCACTTAGCCGCTAATCCTGACGTCCAGAGCGGTGCTGATAATCTACGTCTCGATCTGGAGCAAAACACGGTCGCGACTAACAACCTCCTTGAGTCGATGAAGGCAAACGGCGTCGACAAGATAGCGTTCACGTCGACGTCGACGGTATACGGCGAGGACGTTCCGATGCCGACTCCCGAGACGTACGGTCCTCTGAAGCCCATCTCGCTCTACGGAGCCTCGAAGCTGGGATGTGAGGGACTGTGTACGGCTTACGAGGGTAGCTTCGGATTCGACACGTGGATATTCAGGTTCGCTAACATAGTGGGTGAGAGAGGACACGGAGTAGTCCCCGACTTCATAGAGAAGCTGGAGAACGATCCCGAGAGACTCGAAATACTCGGTGACGGCAGACAGAGGAAGTCGTACCTACACGTCTCCGACTGCGTAGACGCGATGGTACACGCGGTCGAGAACGCCGACGGTACTGTCTACAACATCGGAAGCCGTGACACCGTCTCTGTCACAGAGATCGCAGAGATAGTTAGTGAGGAGATGGGTCTCGATCCCGATTTCGAGTACACGGGTGGACGACGCGGCTGGACGGGCGACGTCCCCGAGATGAGACTTTCTGTCGAGAAGCTAATGGATACGGGATGGCAGCCCCAACACGACAGCGAGGAAAGCGTCAGAAGAGCCACGCGAGAGATGTCTAGCCCCTGA
- a CDS encoding dolichyl-phosphate hexose transferase — translation MSSQTLTTQTQTQTHDETASQSHDGYDFTDVSVVMGTYNEEEAVGKVLDDIHEVTDGKAEVVCVDGSSDATPEIAREMGARVIEQEPQGYGVAVREAVLTPDREVIVTTDCDDTYPMEQLPEFLEAINSGYDVVSGDRLYHGADAMPSMNRLGNVVFALTATVLMGRRVHDTTTGMRAYRREVVESVDWTENTGLSAELLMRPVMRDYNVREIPIEYRERAGDSKLDPLSGGAEIAKSVLKVGIQERLRG, via the coding sequence ATGTCGTCTCAGACACTCACGACTCAGACTCAGACTCAGACACACGACGAGACAGCGAGCCAAAGCCACGACGGATACGACTTCACAGACGTCAGCGTCGTAATGGGGACTTACAACGAGGAGGAAGCTGTCGGAAAGGTTCTCGACGACATTCATGAGGTCACCGACGGTAAAGCCGAGGTGGTCTGTGTCGACGGCTCCTCCGACGCGACCCCGGAGATAGCGAGGGAGATGGGGGCGAGGGTGATAGAACAGGAGCCTCAGGGCTACGGGGTCGCAGTACGTGAGGCTGTTCTCACACCCGACAGGGAGGTGATAGTCACGACCGACTGTGACGACACCTACCCGATGGAACAGCTACCCGAGTTTCTCGAAGCCATAAACTCGGGATACGACGTCGTGAGCGGCGACAGGCTCTACCACGGTGCCGACGCGATGCCGTCGATGAACCGTCTCGGAAACGTCGTCTTCGCACTGACAGCGACAGTCCTCATGGGAAGACGTGTCCACGACACCACCACGGGAATGCGTGCCTACAGACGTGAGGTCGTCGAGTCGGTGGACTGGACAGAGAACACGGGTCTCTCCGCCGAGCTTCTGATGAGACCCGTTATGAGAGACTACAATGTGCGTGAGATACCCATAGAGTACCGTGAGAGGGCGGGCGACTCGAAGCTCGATCCCCTCTCAGGAGGTGCTGAGATAGCCAAGTCGGTACTCAAGGTCGGAATACAGGAACGACTCAGGGGCTAG
- a CDS encoding GMC family oxidoreductase, translating into MSEETDRTPSERVDVCVIGSGPAGSLIAHELSERGHETVVLEAGKRFDPRDRDERMERSIRPGHDDLSVWEMGGERDAYTSSGDLFYPLNATRVKAVGGSTLHWQGMVMRLHESDFETRTRHGVARDWPLSYDDLKPYYAEAERRLGVSGSDDNPFAPPRDDEYPLPGFEPSYSDSLFEKACDELGIRVHRVPNARNSESYDGEPACVGYGTCDPVCPSGAKYDATRDVRKAEEEGARVIDRSTAVRLEHDRTGDSVESVVYVTPDGERHRQEARVFVVACGGIENPRLLLLSKSEEYPDGLGNSSGAVGRYFMEHLFAGTGGVLDERTRQNHVGFLTSESHEFYDRPAKPTEGVPPADVDRSSLTPIKIEFLNYAGPSPVETALSSDDWGDSLLSDLRDSYGNSIGVGGLVGQRPRKKNYVGLDSSKTDHNGNPVPEINWEIDEVTRRSIRRANTVQEAILSEMGAEVTWQVSPENTGPAYHHMGTTRMGTDPDESVVNPRMRTHDLDNLWIAGSSVFVTSGAMNPTLTIAALSLKAADNIDEYL; encoded by the coding sequence ATGTCTGAGGAGACCGACAGGACGCCGTCGGAGAGGGTCGATGTCTGTGTAATAGGATCGGGTCCTGCGGGCTCTCTGATAGCTCACGAGCTCTCAGAGAGAGGACACGAGACGGTCGTTCTCGAAGCCGGAAAGAGGTTCGACCCGCGAGACAGGGACGAGAGGATGGAGAGGTCGATAAGACCCGGACACGACGACCTCTCAGTCTGGGAGATGGGAGGAGAACGTGACGCCTATACCTCGTCGGGCGACCTCTTTTACCCTCTCAACGCGACACGTGTCAAGGCTGTCGGGGGATCGACTCTTCACTGGCAGGGGATGGTGATGCGTCTCCACGAGTCCGACTTCGAGACACGGACGAGACACGGAGTCGCGAGGGACTGGCCCCTGAGCTACGACGACCTCAAGCCTTACTACGCCGAGGCGGAGAGACGGTTAGGGGTCTCGGGGAGCGACGACAACCCCTTTGCACCCCCCAGAGACGACGAGTATCCCCTACCGGGCTTCGAACCGTCTTACTCCGACTCCCTCTTCGAGAAGGCGTGTGACGAACTCGGTATCAGAGTACATCGAGTTCCGAACGCGCGTAACTCCGAGTCATACGACGGCGAGCCAGCGTGTGTCGGATACGGCACCTGTGACCCCGTCTGTCCCTCGGGAGCCAAGTACGACGCGACCCGTGACGTAAGAAAGGCGGAGGAGGAGGGTGCGCGCGTGATAGACAGATCGACCGCAGTCCGTCTCGAACACGACCGCACGGGCGACTCAGTCGAGTCAGTCGTCTATGTCACCCCTGACGGTGAGAGACACAGACAGGAGGCACGTGTCTTCGTGGTCGCGTGTGGGGGAATCGAGAACCCGCGTCTCCTTCTCCTCTCGAAGTCGGAGGAGTACCCCGACGGACTCGGTAACTCCAGCGGCGCTGTCGGACGTTACTTCATGGAGCATCTCTTCGCGGGAACGGGAGGCGTACTCGACGAGAGGACGCGCCAGAACCACGTCGGCTTCCTCACGAGCGAGAGCCACGAGTTCTACGACAGACCCGCTAAGCCGACCGAGGGCGTCCCTCCCGCCGACGTAGACAGGTCGTCTCTCACTCCGATAAAGATCGAGTTCCTCAACTACGCAGGACCCTCCCCAGTCGAGACTGCGCTCAGCTCCGACGACTGGGGCGACTCACTCCTCTCGGATCTCAGGGACTCGTACGGAAACTCGATCGGTGTCGGCGGTCTCGTGGGTCAGAGACCCCGGAAGAAAAACTACGTCGGACTCGACTCCTCGAAGACCGACCACAACGGCAATCCTGTCCCCGAGATAAACTGGGAGATAGACGAGGTCACGAGACGTTCTATACGCCGTGCGAACACGGTACAGGAGGCGATACTCTCCGAGATGGGAGCCGAGGTGACGTGGCAGGTCAGTCCCGAGAACACGGGTCCGGCTTACCACCACATGGGAACCACACGGATGGGAACCGACCCCGACGAGTCGGTCGTGAATCCGCGTATGAGGACACACGACCTCGACAACCTCTGGATAGCCGGGAGTAGCGTCTTCGTCACGAGCGGCGCGATGAACCCGACTCTCACGATAGCCGCCCTCTCGCTCAAGGCTGCCGACAACATAGACGAGTACCTCTGA
- a CDS encoding gluconate 2-dehydrogenase subunit 3 family protein — protein MRLTRRDLMAALAAVGVGGAALVAVEESEESDQGTKPLTDEEVEVFVAAAETVYPSELEADETEEFVSSYVLSRAHDSPDRAERLSDAVAYLDKYAESWYGDRFADLSRDERDEALRAMGAETADPDPEGSGVEAVRYHVVNELLFALYTTPTGGELVGLENPQGHPGGTSSYTRGPDV, from the coding sequence ATGAGGCTCACGAGACGTGACCTGATGGCTGCGCTCGCTGCCGTCGGCGTCGGAGGCGCGGCTTTAGTCGCTGTCGAGGAGTCCGAGGAGTCCGATCAGGGGACAAAACCCCTCACCGACGAAGAGGTCGAAGTATTCGTCGCCGCCGCCGAGACTGTCTATCCCTCCGAACTCGAAGCCGACGAGACCGAGGAGTTCGTGAGTTCGTACGTTCTCAGCCGGGCACATGACTCGCCCGACCGTGCCGAACGTCTCTCTGATGCGGTCGCCTATCTCGACAAGTACGCTGAGTCGTGGTACGGCGACCGGTTCGCCGATCTTAGCCGCGACGAGAGGGACGAGGCTCTCAGGGCGATGGGCGCGGAGACGGCTGACCCAGACCCCGAGGGATCAGGAGTCGAGGCGGTGAGGTACCACGTCGTAAACGAGCTACTTTTCGCTCTCTACACCACACCTACAGGAGGCGAACTAGTGGGTCTTGAGAACCCACAGGGACATCCGGGCGGTACATCGAGTTACACGAGGGGTCCAGATGTCTGA